Genomic window (Caldinitratiruptor microaerophilus):
CAGGCGCCGCTGCCGCTTCAGTCCTTCGGGCCGGCCGAGGTCTTCGTGGTGCAGTTCCGCATGGGGGCGCTGGCGGGCCTCGTCCTGGCCTCGCCGGTCGTGCTCTACCAGATCATCGCCTTCGTCCTCCCCGCCCTCACCCCCACGGAGAAGCGCTGGCTGTTCTCCCTGCTCCCGGCCACGCTGATCCTGTTCGTCCTCGGGGTGCTGTTCGGGTACCTCGTGCTGCTCCCGATGAGCCTCCGGTTCTTCCTGTACGTGGCCGAGACTGCCGGGACCCCGGTCATCTTCACGGTCCGGCAGTACTTCGACCTGATCATCAAGCTCACGGTGCCGCTGGGCGTGGTGTTCGAGCTACCGGTGGTGGTCTGGCTCCTGGCGCAGATCGGGCTGGTCAGCTCCGCCATGCTGGGCCGGCTTCGGAAGTACGCGGTCGTGGGCATCTTCGTCGTGGCGGCGGTCATCTCGCCTGGTACAGACGTCGTCTCCCAGGTGATCATGGCCGTCCCGCTGCTGGCCCTGTACGAGGCCGGCATCTGGATCGCTTACCTCGTGGAGCGCCGCAAGCGGGCGAGGGGGTGAGAGCCGCATGGAGTACGTGGCGGCAGTCGACCTGGGCGGGACGAAGATCGCGGCGGCGATCGCCGGCCTGGACGGGCGCGTGCTCGGGCGCGGGGTCCGCCCCACCGCCGCGGGGGAAGGGCCCGGGCCGGTGCTGGGCCGCATGGTCGAGGCGGTGCAGGAAGCGGCGCACGCGGCCGGGCTCGACCTCGGCGGGGCGCGGGCCATGGCC
Coding sequences:
- the tatC gene encoding twin-arginine translocase subunit TatC; translated protein: MADVRGREGPAGGEPEEHAAAAPGDRPAPVMEHLEELRRRIIWSLVAVAIGVAVGWVFVGDVFRLLMRQAPLPLQSFGPAEVFVVQFRMGALAGLVLASPVVLYQIIAFVLPALTPTEKRWLFSLLPATLILFVLGVLFGYLVLLPMSLRFFLYVAETAGTPVIFTVRQYFDLIIKLTVPLGVVFELPVVVWLLAQIGLVSSAMLGRLRKYAVVGIFVVAAVISPGTDVVSQVIMAVPLLALYEAGIWIAYLVERRKRARG